One region of Elusimicrobiota bacterium genomic DNA includes:
- the xerD_6 gene encoding Tyrosine recombinase XerD, giving the protein MTESVGHLARFLTHLRVERGLSPATQSAYRIQIEGYLRHIARNNVSLAESKKETIVAYIGARQRAGLKPSSVFHLALAVRQFHRFLFSEKFLASDPTATLKLPKFDHIIPEPLSVVQMNALLAPITTVSFKTLRTQTMIDAAYNLGLRVSELVNLKTDDVNFEEGFIRVRRGKGGRDRLVPFGKNFGDALQHYMGMRNKQRNIVSPHVFVSAKGKPISRGTFWWLLKRWANRAGIKGRVSPHQLRHSFATHLLAGGANLRGIQAALGHKDIRQTQIYSHVDVSFLRETLQHHPRFSK; this is encoded by the coding sequence ATGACGGAGAGCGTCGGCCACCTGGCTCGGTTTCTCACTCATTTGCGTGTAGAGCGCGGCTTATCGCCCGCGACCCAGTCGGCCTACCGAATACAGATCGAAGGGTATCTCCGCCACATTGCTCGGAACAATGTGTCCCTCGCCGAATCAAAAAAAGAAACCATCGTGGCGTACATCGGAGCGCGGCAACGAGCGGGACTCAAACCAAGTTCGGTGTTTCATTTGGCGCTGGCCGTTCGCCAATTTCACAGGTTCCTTTTTTCAGAGAAGTTTCTCGCCAGCGATCCAACCGCCACGCTCAAACTCCCGAAATTCGATCACATTATTCCCGAACCATTGTCCGTCGTCCAAATGAACGCGCTTCTGGCTCCGATCACCACCGTTTCCTTCAAAACTCTGCGAACGCAAACCATGATCGACGCCGCCTACAATCTGGGTCTGCGCGTTTCCGAATTGGTCAATCTCAAAACCGACGACGTGAACTTCGAGGAAGGTTTTATTCGTGTGCGCCGAGGCAAAGGAGGGCGGGATCGTCTTGTTCCCTTCGGGAAAAATTTCGGTGATGCGCTTCAACATTACATGGGAATGAGAAATAAACAACGAAACATAGTATCGCCGCACGTGTTCGTGAGCGCCAAAGGAAAACCGATCAGCCGAGGAACATTTTGGTGGCTTTTGAAACGGTGGGCGAATCGGGCCGGCATCAAGGGACGCGTATCGCCTCATCAGCTTCGGCATTCGTTCGCGACGCATTTGTTGGCGGGCGGGGCCAATCTCCGAGGAATTCAGGCTGCTTTAGGGCATAAAGACATCCGGCAGACCCAGATTTACTCGCACGTCGACGTGAGTTTCTTAAGAGAAACCCTTCAACACCATCCGCGATTCTCGAAATAA